TTATTTCATTTGGCCAATAAACACGGAGTTTTTGTAAACTGTGGCCATTTCCAAGGATCTCAATACAATGTGACTTGCTAAGCCGTTCACCAGCGTCTTGGATTAAACGTCGAATCCAGCCGATCACAGATCAGTTTCACACATCAGTAACTTACTGTTGTTATCACAAACACACGCGGAGGATCGCGAATATAATGAACGCTGTTTTAACTAGCAAAAGACTACTACATTTCAACATATCAATAAGATATGAAGTATAGACTATTTACATTCAAAGTGAGCGTAAGTATGCAGCCTTTAATGCGTGTACACAGAGGCTTTTATGTATCTTCCTGTATTGTTTTCTCTTCCCAGACTTATCCGCACACAGTCTGTCCGCTATAGCCaaagtatatatacattaatCCAGAGTCGAAGAGATGGATGAGATCCAGGAGAGCTCGGAGCCCGGCAGTCCTCTGTGCAGTCCCCTGTCTGGAGCCAGACACACCGGATTCCCCTGAATAATGCCTGTCTGATGAATGACACTGACCCCCTGTTTTTGAAGACAATGGACACTTTCAAGGAATTTTCCTCCCACTTTTGTTCCTGAGACCCCTAGGTAACCTTTCCTTTGTAAATATTGATATGAATTATTGGTGTTTTTGCTATGTAGTAGATAGTTCATAATAATGAGCAATGACAAGAATCTGTCCTCAATTTATAGCCCCCTGATTCACAGAAGAAAACGCCATGCCTAGAAAGATAGCTTACAGAAATGGTGGTaagagagaaagagcagaatGCAATACTATAACACAACTCTATTTTCTGTATTATGCATGAAGTACTGCATGGTATAAAGATTTTTTCTCTATGCACAGAAATACTTAGTTGTCTCATAAGCATTTCctacaaaatgtgcagtatgcAACAAAGCATACTTAGGATTACTGTTACCCATAATACAGTGAGCTTGACCTTTCATTTCCGTGCTTATAAGAACTCTTAAgcattattaaatgaaaacaaccactttatatattatataatataccaattaaaaaaaaattatttcctgtaaaaacatacaattttttaaattaacaatcaggaagtgtgtgtgtgtatatatataggcctatatataaaccACTTACCATTTACTTACAATTattctattaaattaaaaaaaatgctaaatgataattttacatgtataatataaaaagacaaaatatactttatcaatttgaaaacaaattacaattcatgcaaaataagtaatttatatgttatgtaaaaataataaaaataatcatttatttataacatttagcAAAAGTCATTttacacttaaaatgaaaaataacaatttattataaaaacgcAAAAATGGCTGTACTttcttggtttatttttttatcttaatgaTACAAATGTAACTtaatatttaaacagtaaaatcgACTGCAGTCTGAATTTTGTTATTAGTAGTACATAATACTGCagtatactattttttaaaaattagtaaaaCAGTATGCTAACTTACACTCCATAGTATGCCGATTTtagaaaatattcagtttttttttttttttttttttttttttgggtgtattcataaatgtttttatgcttgGTTTGAGCAACATCATCCTGTTCAGATGGAAGAAAATGGGAAAGAAGACATGAACACATTCCAGGTTACATGAGCACCACTCCAAGCTCCCAGAGAGCGATGAAGCGGGCGCCAGGCTGGAGGACCTCGAGTGCAAGCACACTCGCGTGGACACTCTACTGTTCCACCGGGGAGCAAGCGGTTGTAACTGGCCTGCGATCTCTTTTTACCCCTGATTTTACATGGTTGGAGTCTCCCACCGTCCAACAACCTCCCTCTGCTTCTCATGCTGCTTTCTCATTCTTCCAAAACCCAAATCCTCAGCTGGGTCTTCAACGTCTGCACTGGATCCAACTAGTGATCCGGCTTATTTACATGAGCTGCTAGTAATGGGTCACCCctctaagcaaaaaaaaacactaaacaccagCAATGGAAGGGAACAGAGGTCCAAAAAGACCAAATCTAAATCCTCTAAAGAAAAAGTACATCAGCACGCTCTTCTTTACACGCAATAGAGAATGAAGCTTCACTGCTGGATGCAGGTATGGATAAACAGGATCCGCGCGTTTCTAGAAATAGTTAATGAAAATGCACTCACCCCCCAGACTAGAgctttttatttgttcatctgaacagattttggagaaatttgttcaccagtgaatgctctgcagtgaatgtgtcccgtcacaatgagagtccaaacagctgataaaaacatcagaagtGAATCCACACATCTCATCCAtaagttaacatcttgtgaagtgaaagctgtgtatttgtaataaacaaatccatcattaagttttctttttaaaacatcgGTTTTCACTTTAAACTGTCATTTCCGGCTAAGATATGACTCCTTTATCGATtacaatttctccaaatctgttctgatgaagagacAAGCTCATCCGCATCTTGGATCAACTATGTCTTTAAATGTCAGGAGGATATTGCTCAATGTCTTTTCtataaagtaagatttttttttttatagcaagaGAGAGAATGCAAGAACCAGCAAGTTCTGGCCTGTATGTCCGATACCAGAAGATATTGTCATCATAGAGGATGATGCTGATGATGTCATGATTGGAGAGCATGGTTCGCGACCGCTCAGATGGCTGAGGATGAAGCGTGATGCCAGGGAGCCTTCAGGATCTGTAAGCTCTCACTCTCCTGATCCTTATGGAGAAACAACAGAGAAGTGACTAAATCTGTTATTCTGGTGTTTGCAGGAAACAGTTTGATATGGAGGAGCTTAATGGAGCAGCAGAGGCTACAGAAcagaaacaaactacatggtcagtttgttttatttggagCACTGAATGATGCTGCTGCGTGATCATACTCAAACAAAAATGGATGGTTTCTGCAGGCTGATCCGTGAGTGCTGGCTTGGGCTGGATTTCTCCTTTGGGCCTCAGTGATCAactctgcatctctctctacACGGACCACTCTGAGCTTTCAGAGAGCTGCAGCAGGTCATCTTTGGAGAGCAACCCCGTAGAGTCACCAAACACCAGCCAATCTCTGTCTTGATGATTTCATTTTGAATTAAGAGCAggttttaataaatgttcaaaatcatattagtatgaattataaatgtgtatgaaatattaattataataaatatgaattggTTTATAGATATTGTTTatcatcataatatataatatatgtgatataaacattaaaatattattagtagtGTTGTCACAATGATTAATCATAGATATCAagtcgcatccaaaataaaagtttttgtttacatactatatgtatgtgtaccgtgtatatttattatgtatatataaatacatacacatacagtaaatatttttgaaaatatttacatgtatatacatttatatatttatattcttatagttttatattatatataaatatatttaatatataaacataacatatttttcttaaatgtatacatgcatgtgtttgtaattatatatacataataaatatacacagcatacacccaaaataatattaaaacaaaaactattactatatatataataaatctttattaataattcaaaacaacCAAATAACAGATATTATACAACATATTCTATAGTATaatttgaaattacaataattatgtaatttttatatattgtataataatacattttatctgGTAGTCTGCCTTTCTTACACCTTAATGCTtacaacatgctaaaaaacataacaataaaattgcataataataaattagaaaaataacacattacttaaaatcacaataaataaataaaaagatattgttatataataaaaaggtaattttatGTCTACCAAGACTGTATATGTTTAttcaaaactataatattgtgaaatattattacgaatttataatgatttaaaattatattttaatatgtaaataattcatatgatggcaaagctgaattttctgacagccatttctccagtcttcagtgtcagatgatccttcaagAAACgtgtcttattaataataaatattgtaaagaGTCTCTGCTGCgcattattttttgtgaaaactgaaatattttttctggattcttggCATAAAAGAAcgcatttatttgaatgtaaagCGTTTTCGTCACTTTTGCATCTAAGcttgaatacaagtattaatttatttaaaaaaaaaaaaaaatatcttattttacatCCAAATCAAAAGatgtaaagttttttaaaaatatatataatcttttgaTTGGACAGGCGAACGGACGCGGTCAAACCGAAGAACTTCAGAATTCCCTACCGCCCAGACAAGCTCTCTGGGCACTGGTAGATTGGATATGTTTGATGACAGCAAGGGAAATAATTATGAGGTTTGAGTCTCCTGTTAATTCACAGAAATCCCGCGGCTTGACTACACTTCTAAAGTGTTGTCTTGTATCTCTGATACTGTTTGTTGCTTTGTCAGGCCCTCTCTTCTAGCGGTCGAGAGCAAATAAGGTGCTGGTAGCCCAGAACACTCTGGACAAAGGCTTCAGATCGAACGGCTGCCCATAAACAGCGTCGACCTCAAAGCACACAGCGCCAGGAAAAGACAGAGGTAAGTCACAGAACTGGATGCAACAAAGAGAGAGATCTCCCATAATGCAATAGTTTGCAACTCACACTCTCTTTACAGTTGCCAGATCTGTTTCCAGTGAATACAAAGCGGGTGAAAGCGACTCAGGATCCTTCCATGTTCTCATCGACATTACCACGTCAAATGCATCGTAATCGCTGGCTTAAGGTCCAGCTTGTTTTAACAACATAATCCCATAATTCACCGGTGTTTTTCCTAATCATTTTCTGTGTTTGTTACAGGAGAACGCCACATGTCCCATCTCTGGCAGAGCGGATGTATCAGAGTGTGTGGTGGTTTTTCCTTTGGAGCTACATAAACTTCAGAATTTGTGTATCTACCTCACAGCTGGTCAACAAGTGTCACCCTATTTGACTTTTAAACAGTCTTAATTTGAGttctattaaatgattttaaatgcaaatattgtCTACGTTTGAACTAGCATAAGGCAGACTGctacactgttttttatttagaaagatCCTTCTAAAACATATCAGACATGACTGTATCACACCAGTGGCAAATAAAACCTGCTGGCAATAGCTGAACTTGAATATTTGGATTTTCAAATAAACAcggctatttatttttttcgtctgttttattataatagcGATAAATGTGTAATTAGGGATAATATATGTTGCTGTTACAGTCATTCATCGCTGCTGTTCTGTCGTTTATGTAAATATCAAGCAGTGTGCAGCATGTGATTTTTATTCACTCTGTTTCGTAATATCGCTTCTTCAAGGCTCTGTACTTCCGAGGTAATAGAGCGCTCGAGCTCTTTCACCACGAATTCTCCTCGGCTGATGAGCTCTTTGATCTCTCGGGTCGCTCACATCTTTATTCTTGGCAAACGCAGCcctcagtctgtctctgaaaTAGTCGGCTCCCTTCGGATACTCCCGTCCAAGAAACAGCAACTTCCAAGCAGCAGAAGAATCATTGTGAAGAGGAGACAGGATTGCGAATTCTAATGCCTGGAGTCACAGATGTGAATGCTCTTTTTTCCTccataattttaatatgtttatccTTCCTTACTATAGATGAAGACTGAATTCTATATAGTTAACCGATATTAGGAAGATTGTACTGTCAATACTATTGTCAAACTAACGCAATGAATACTTTTctagtcaagtttttttttttttttttacaaaagtaattCTTTTTGTCAACCAGCACTGATATAGTCtgaaaatttctttcttttttttgtacaattacgtgaatatttatacttataaaaaGCCAATATATCAAAATAGCTGGAGAAACGCTGTGTAATTTGACTTTtgactcaaaaaacaaaaaaaaaattcaaaaacggATTGCTACAGTCAAGAAGAATGAAAAGTAGATCAGTGAATATGTGTAATTGTTAGGTTTGTTTCACGGCATTTAAGGGCAGAAGGGGGCAGTGTACTCACAGTTTTGTACAGCTGCACTACCTCTCTGCTCGGAGTGGGCTGGCCATTTCCCAAAGATTCCCCTGATCTCCAGCCAAACACACTTCAGCTGACCCAGCTTACTCTCAGCCAGGGCTTTCTTTTTCCAAGCGGACGACGATTAAAAACACCTTCAGTTTCTAGATTACATAACGATGAGCTTTCAGAAATATTGCTGAAATATCAAaacacaggctttattttttctACTTACTTGCTAATGTCTCACCAATTGCCCTTTGAcgcaatgaaaaacaaaacttctcTTGTCATCGAATACACAAAGTCAAAATGGCAAGTCCCCAATGGTTTAACTGGAAAATCGATACACTAGCTGGCTGGTTGTCACACATACATGTTATTATAATACATAGACgtacacataaaataaaagtcttcccaggtaaaaacaaaccaaacgCAAATATCTTTTGGCCATGGTTGTAGTGAAacggaaagaaaacaaaacacagctaCAGATGAATGCAGATggcaatttatttgttttcagtcCATAGGAAGACACCTTAATAACTGTAGGGATTAGGAGCACAGTGTATGTGATAATGGTTTTGAGTTAGTCAGTTGCTTTTTGTTGCCAAATGTGCTGCCAAGCACATGAAACTGATTCAAAAATGTCATGTATTAAAGCACTGGCATTCAAATAACCTCCAATACAGACCGGTCTGAAGCTACTCTTACAACATCACTAGTGTCCCTCTCATTTTTGGCATGTGGTTTGCAAAAATAATCAGGACAAAAATTACGATAAGGAGCACAATCCATAGTGGCAAAATTCACACTGAGATGTTTCTTCACTCTCTACAACATCTAAGCATTACACATCCTAAGTGCCAATACATGACTCTGTCTGTAAACTATGCTATAGATAAGTGAGCAAAACacgctttgaaaaaaaaacaaaagtgtgttCTCTTCTTTGCTATTTGATTTTAAGGCATAGAAATCTTACAAAAAACACTCTTTATAACtctgaaacaaatacaaaagtgTGTGCCAATATGACAAATGGAGAAGCAGACAGTGAGCGTGTAAGTCTGCAGAGAGTGAAGGCAATCTAGTAGAACCGTGAGCTTCTCTCTGTCCCTTCCCTCTGATTCCTCGCCAAGTAGCATCCCAGACTGACACAAATGGGAGATGCGTCTATGGATGTGTCTTTAATAATTGGCCTCGTGAGTCGCTTTGTTTTCCTCTCTCAGTTTTTCTATCTCCTCGATGAGGGAGTCGCTCTCACTGAAAGTATTTCTGCACTGTGACCGTGGATTCTATCTCTGGAAAAGAAGAGtggcttaataattttttttttttttttttttttttacttattttataggattttatctgtaaaagacaAATATACCCAGCTGAATATAGAACTGTTTAAAAAACTTCATCTCCACCTGTAGGATTCTGGATAATGTCTCTATGACAAGTGTCCCTGAgggaaacaacaacaaacagccaaaaatgactaaatgactcCAAAAAGAGTATCTAAATATGAATATGtggttttattagtaaaaaaaatattgtgtgtatatatatatatatatatatatatgaaagcaaGAAATGATTCCCTTGACATCTAACTGAAATATTGACTAAAAAAGATCTTTATCTTTACAAAAGATTCTCACgatataattattgttgttcttttgaactttctatttatcaagaaTGAAGAAGAAAATGCAGTAGTTTCTACAAAATTTTAAGcaactgttaactttttttttcaacacacttGACAATATTGCCATAAAATgattcttgagcatcaaattacCATATGCGTGACCCTGGGAGCACAAGACCTGTCAGAAGTAGcaatatatttgtagcaatagccaacaatacactgtatgggccAAAATGATCAATCtctttatgccaaaatcattggAATATTAAGTAAAAGATCATGGTCAATGAAGATATTTGTTCCCCACCGTGAAATATAATGTTCTAATTTCTTTGATCagtaatattcattgctaagaacttcatttgacatctttaaaggagattttctaaacattttcttttttttctaccttCAGATTCTCATTTCCCCAAAAAAATTGACCCCTTTATAActattttgtggtccagggtcacatattagaatgagATTTCTGCTGATCATGTGAcaattgaagactggagtaataatgctgagtacccagctttgtatcacaggaataaattacagtcattttaaatcaTCTCTACATTACTTCCTAATCAGAGTTAACTCACCTGAAGTCTTCCAGTGCCTCATGGATCATATTACGGACAAAGTTCATCTGAATGGAGGTGAGTGGAGCTCCACGGCCCTCGGCTCCAGATTCGACTGCCGCCGCTGGAGCTTTAGATCAAAACATCCATCACTCACTGTGTCCCATTAAAGCGACTTTTAATCTAATCGTGGCCCATTCAAACACACCTGGTGCAGCTGCAGCAGGAGCTCCGCTGACCGGCGAATCATAGGTGAGCTGGGTGGGCAGATCTCTCCTCTGAGCGGGCTCGGGGCTGTTGTACGTGTTCACAGACTGAGCAGCAGGGAGTGTGCTTGTGACATCACACTCCTGCGGAGACCGTTATTCTTCTGACCTGTCGACAATCCAGATAAAAAATGAAATctataaatgcaaaaacatatcggattataaaaaaaaaaaatcaaccttgcTGCCATTCTGTACATCAGTCTGTTGCGGTGGGATAGTGATGGACTCCTTTGTTGGTGGGGGGAGTCTGAACCAAGGGATTACAGCGACTGCCTGGAGTCCCCAAGGGGTCTTCCTTGGGGAGCCCCAGGGAAATGAGGTGGGTATTCAAAGTCAGTCACGGGAAATGCAATGTTGGAAaaagtgaatgttttgttttcttattacTCTAATTTGTTGATTAAAATCCCGGGAACAAACGTTTTTTCCCTTGTCATCCCAGTCGTGCCTTTTGTAACAAAAGTCTTTAGCAAAAATTTTGtgtagatagatttttttttttttaattaaattttttttaatcagcaaggagcattaaattgatcaaaagggacagagGCTTcatgagtttaaaatatttttatttctttgagcGTGGAAAAAAAGGAATcgtttttcacaaaatattaccggtttttaaacattgataattgaaaatgtttttgagcagcaaattacagttttttctgaaAATCATGGACACTAAAGTTTTgggaaatgatgctgaaaattcagcttttatcacgggaataacttaaattttaaatattcaaacaaaaacattttttaaacttttaaaatttttcacaaaatcagtttttactgtatttgtaatcaaaaaaatacaggggaaatttaaaaacattaaaacccaaaTTTTGGGAAGATTTTGGGTGTCATATAGTCATGTAGGGGCCCAAAGCTTGAAGAGTTTCCTCACCATTCGTAAGGTAAAAAGATGCCCAAGCTGTTTGGCCGACTCTGAAGCGGTTTGTGTCGGCCTTTCCCCTTTCCTGAAACACCTAtacccccctaaaaaaaaaaataagcaaacattTACCCATGTAATTAATTTTCCATTTATTGAACATATGGGTAAATAAAACCCCCTTTTTTGTTTGGAGTATCAGAAAAACCATGGTTTTAAAACCGTagaaaggagggaaaaaaacccgaaaaccaaaaaaaatgagAAGACAGATGacgaaaagagaaaaaaaaaaagggcaataCGGGGATTCTACCATCATTAAGAGGGGAAAAATATCCAAGTTTAGGCTGTTCGACCGCGTTGCTAAATTTCTCCATTTGCGTGGTCTTGGGTGGACCTCCGCCTTTTGAGCACCCCGGCAGccctacaaaaacaaacattcatacCTATAAAACCCAAACAAAAGCTATAAACGGGGCTTTAAATAAACCGAGCAAACCCAAATATGACTGAAAAAGTAACATCTTTTTAGAAAAGGAAGGTGGACCGTGATTTCTTTTCCCATCACCAGGAAATTCAGACCCTGGCACACCGGGTGGGACTGTAGATGTTGGATGGAGGCCCGTTGCTGCCCCCAGTTTTACTAAAACCTCTTTTTTTGATTGAGAAGTTGTGGATGTTTTAGGGACTGGGGAAAAACAGGGTGGTTTTAAATAACTATAACCAGAGCgtttaaaatcttaaatggtTGAAATAAAGGggcaacattttaaattttcagatgtccaaaaaaattgaaagtaaaaataaacaataaaaaaagataataaaaaaaacatattaaataagaatcacaatacatacaaaagtaagtacatttattcaattatttccCATATAATGCATGTTACTGCAtcttttaatcataatttaaataacacTATTCCTtagaaatatactttttaaactaTATCAGATATTACAACAattataagttaaataaaaaatataaataatttaaaaaaacattaataaaaatgagaataattaaacattaaaaatatctcaataattttacactaattaaaatactatattaaattaatttaaattaaataaataaatataaatctaatataaaaggGCACTGCATGTTACCAATCAATCAATTCAACATTTATTCTCAATCTgaacattttgaataattaaataacaattcCCTTTGAATAGATTTAACTACATAAGATTTACAAtaagtatatacatataatttaagaaaataatacaattaaaaataaaaaagaaaatctcaaatataattaattaaaactaatgaaatgacatttctaatttcatataaaacagcattgcatgttacatattttaatcaattaaaatatattcttaatcTAATTTGCAGAATTTCTAAGATATGTCAGgttaccagaaaaattaaagaaCAAACATCTGCATGGATATTTTATTCTACATTCTGGAATGATAAGTGAAATGAGCTCGTCGAATAAAAAACATTACCTCACACCTAAACTGAGGGTGGCCTTGTAGAAATGCTTATGTCCAAAATAACACAGATAGCTGTACCTTTAACTTGAGGTGGAGTTCTGAAGCTTAATGCAGGTCACTGACGTCTTAGGAGCTGTGGCGGATTTTAACTCGGTGCGCTGAGTTTCTGCAACTGCATATTAGCAACCTGGGTCCCATGCTTGAGCTCCACAACCAGCCCAGTCCTCCCATCTGGAGTAAAATCAATACAGGAGTGGAGACTCCACCTGCTTGGTTTAATGTAAAACACCTTGGGTGGAGATGCCACCATGGAAAACCCCATTAACAATCCAGCTTGGAAATCAAACTCCAGTGTCCAAACTGCatattaaatgtgatgttttctcTTAATTTTTTGGGGAAATGTCAAAAACGATCTTCTTATCGCCCCCAGTGTGAAGAGCAAAATCATTGGCCGGGGGAGAAGGCCAGGCCGAACAGGGCTTTGTGGGCCTAACAAATGGCTCCTTTGAGTGTTAGCCCCCGAGCCACAGAGCCACTGTCGACCCGGCCAGAGAGCCTCTTACCGGGGTACCCAGATCATGGAGGGCTGGAAaaatcacatgtttttttttattacagcacCTGattcatcaaaagaaaaaaaaaagatggctgaaagttttttaaaaatttaaaaaatcgggttgtataaaataaagactcattttttttttttttacagtgaaaaattaaaggaatggtaatatttctaatttaaaaaaagaattggaCAATTAAAAATGTAGCTAAGTTTTGTTActcattgtattttaaaaactcaaaaaaatc
The DNA window shown above is from Cyprinus carpio isolate SPL01 chromosome B25, ASM1834038v1, whole genome shotgun sequence and carries:
- the LOC122142360 gene encoding protein NEDD1-like, with the protein product MGFSMVASPPKVFYIKPSRKTPWGLQAVAVIPWFRLPPPTKESITIPPQQTDVQNGSKECDVTSTLPAAQSVNTYNSPEPAQRRDLPTQLTYDSPVSGAPAAAAPAPAAAVESGAEGRGAPLTSIQMNFVRNMIHEALEDFRDTCHRDIIQNPTGGDEVF